One segment of Syngnathus typhle isolate RoL2023-S1 ecotype Sweden linkage group LG9, RoL_Styp_1.0, whole genome shotgun sequence DNA contains the following:
- the grb14 gene encoding growth factor receptor-bound protein 14 isoform X3, giving the protein MNNTPDDLSGSLGAEAEIYPSGRSNESTVPDFLRESLLRPACNCNRLTKEVSKGSPAPPCLPEAVAPALSHSAPDSLLPWTKISTTQVIKIYNEDNTSRAVEVPSDIVARDICQLFALKSHCLDEHSLTLYEHLSHLGIERIIEDHESIMEVISSWGMEEDNRLNIRKNYAKYEFFRKPLDFFPNHMVSISGGNNMVVDHSQLVEIFLSSGTCPEIHGHLHSKEPSKKSWKKLYFILRRSGLYVSSKGTSKEPWHLQFIADLSDSNVYTLSAKKAHGAPTEFGFCVKSKCTSSRDMKLLCADDEQIRTCWITAVRLFKHGMQLYQNFIQPHQKQKASLMRSISENSLVAMDFSGQKSRVIENPSEVLSVAVQEGLAWRRKSCHRLSAHGSPSASQSSLNIALHLAQPWFHGKLSRDEAQRLITQQGPIDGLFLLRDSQSNPKTYVLSLCHMQKVKHFQILPQLDDAGELAYSLDDGHTRFSDLFQLVEFYQLNRGVLPCKLKQHCAGTTL; this is encoded by the exons ATGAATAACACACCGGATGATTTATCTGGAAGCCTCGGAGCCGAAGCAGAGATTTACCCGAGTGGCCGGAGTAATGAGAGTACGGTGCCCGACTTCTTGCGAGAGTCTTTACTGAGACCAGCCTGCAACTGCAACAG GTTAACAAAAGAGGTCAGCAAAGGGTCACCTGCTCCACCTTGTCTTCCTGAAGCAGTTGCTCCTGCTCTCTCTCACTCCGCCCCTGACTCGTTATTACCTTGGACCAAGATAAGTACAACACAG GTAATTAAGATTTATAATGAAGATAACACCAGCAGGGCGGTGGAGGTCCCCAGTGACATCGTTGCCCGGGACATATGTCAACTGTTTGCCTTGAAGAGCCACTGCTTGGATGAACACAGCTTGACTCTTTACGAGCATCTCTCCCATCTGGGAATCG AGAGAATCATCGAGGACCATGAGTCAATTATGGAAGTGATCTCCAGCTGGGGGATGGAAGAAGACAACCGGCTAAATATCAGGAAGAACTATGCAAAATATGAGTTTTTTCGGAAGCCTTTG GACTTCTTCCCCAACCACATGGTGTCCATATCCGGTGGAAACAATATGGTGGTGGATCACTCTCAGCTTGTAGAG ATCTTTCTCAGCTCCGGCACCTGCCCAGAGATTCACGGACACCTCCACTCCAAGGAACCGAGCAAGAAGTCCTGGAAGAAGTTGTACTTTATCTTGCGGAGGTCAGGGCTATATGTTTCCAGTAAAGGAACTTCTAAG GAGCCATGGCATCTTCAGTTCATCGCTGATTTGAGCGACTCCAATGTCTACACGTTGTCAGCCAAAAAAGCGCACGGGGCTCCCACTGAATTTGGCTTCTGTGTCaag TCCAAGTGCACTTCATCCCGAGACATGAAGCTGCTGTGTGCCGATGATGAGCAGATAAGGACGTGTTGGATCACAGCCGTGCGATTGTTCAAG CATGGAATGCAACTGTACCAAAACTTCATCCAGCCGCACCAGAAACAAAAAGCTTCCCTGATG CGAAGCATCTCCGAGAACTCCCTGGTGGCAATGGACTTCTCGGGCCAGAAGAGTCGGGTGATCGAAAACCCCTCGGAGGTTCTTTCGGTGGCCGTGCAGGAAGGCCTGGCGTGGCGG agGAAAAGCTGCCATCGACTAAGTGCACACGGAAGCCCTTCTGCATCCCAGAGCTCACTAAATATCG CTCTCCATTTAGCTCAGCCCTGGTTTCACGGCAAGCTGTCACGGGACGAAGCTCAGCGTCTGATCACTCAGCAGGGTCCCATCGATGG GTTATTTCTTCTGAGGGACAGTCAGAGCAACCCCAAGACATATGTACTGTCGTTGTGCCACATGCAAAAAGTCAAACACTTCCAAATCTTACCT CAGCTGGATGACGCAGGCGAGTTAGCCTACAGCCTGGACGACGGTCACACACGCTTCTCGGACTTATTTCAGCTGGTGGAGTTCTACCAGCTGAACCGCGGCGTGCTGCCCTGCAAACTCAAACAACATTGTGCCGGGACCACCCTGTGA
- the grb14 gene encoding growth factor receptor-bound protein 14 isoform X2: protein MNNTPDDLSGSLGAEAEIYPSGRSNESTVPDFLRESLLRPACNCNRLTKEVSKGSPAPPCLPEAVAPALSHSAPDSLLPWTKISTTQVIKIYNEDNTSRAVEVPSDIVARDICQLFALKSHCLDEHSLTLYEHLSHLGIERIIEDHESIMEVISSWGMEEDNRLNIRKNYAKYEFFRKPLDFFPNHMVSISGGNNMVVDHSQLVEIFLSSGTCPEIHGHLHSKEPSKKSWKKLYFILRRSGLYVSSKGTSKEPWHLQFIADLSDSNVYTLSAKKAHGAPTEFGFCVKSKCTSSRDMKLLCADDEQIRTCWITAVRLFKHGMQLYQNFIQPHQKQKASLMCVEMKPEESFQRSISENSLVAMDFSGQKSRVIENPSEVLSVAVQEGLAWRRKSCHRLSAHGSPSASQSSLNIALHLAQPWFHGKLSRDEAQRLITQQGPIDGLFLLRDSQSNPKTYVLSLCHMQKVKHFQILPLDDAGELAYSLDDGHTRFSDLFQLVEFYQLNRGVLPCKLKQHCAGTTL, encoded by the exons ATGAATAACACACCGGATGATTTATCTGGAAGCCTCGGAGCCGAAGCAGAGATTTACCCGAGTGGCCGGAGTAATGAGAGTACGGTGCCCGACTTCTTGCGAGAGTCTTTACTGAGACCAGCCTGCAACTGCAACAG GTTAACAAAAGAGGTCAGCAAAGGGTCACCTGCTCCACCTTGTCTTCCTGAAGCAGTTGCTCCTGCTCTCTCTCACTCCGCCCCTGACTCGTTATTACCTTGGACCAAGATAAGTACAACACAG GTAATTAAGATTTATAATGAAGATAACACCAGCAGGGCGGTGGAGGTCCCCAGTGACATCGTTGCCCGGGACATATGTCAACTGTTTGCCTTGAAGAGCCACTGCTTGGATGAACACAGCTTGACTCTTTACGAGCATCTCTCCCATCTGGGAATCG AGAGAATCATCGAGGACCATGAGTCAATTATGGAAGTGATCTCCAGCTGGGGGATGGAAGAAGACAACCGGCTAAATATCAGGAAGAACTATGCAAAATATGAGTTTTTTCGGAAGCCTTTG GACTTCTTCCCCAACCACATGGTGTCCATATCCGGTGGAAACAATATGGTGGTGGATCACTCTCAGCTTGTAGAG ATCTTTCTCAGCTCCGGCACCTGCCCAGAGATTCACGGACACCTCCACTCCAAGGAACCGAGCAAGAAGTCCTGGAAGAAGTTGTACTTTATCTTGCGGAGGTCAGGGCTATATGTTTCCAGTAAAGGAACTTCTAAG GAGCCATGGCATCTTCAGTTCATCGCTGATTTGAGCGACTCCAATGTCTACACGTTGTCAGCCAAAAAAGCGCACGGGGCTCCCACTGAATTTGGCTTCTGTGTCaag TCCAAGTGCACTTCATCCCGAGACATGAAGCTGCTGTGTGCCGATGATGAGCAGATAAGGACGTGTTGGATCACAGCCGTGCGATTGTTCAAG CATGGAATGCAACTGTACCAAAACTTCATCCAGCCGCACCAGAAACAAAAAGCTTCCCTGATG TGTGTTGAAATGAAACCTGAAGAGTCGTTTCAGCGAAGCATCTCCGAGAACTCCCTGGTGGCAATGGACTTCTCGGGCCAGAAGAGTCGGGTGATCGAAAACCCCTCGGAGGTTCTTTCGGTGGCCGTGCAGGAAGGCCTGGCGTGGCGG agGAAAAGCTGCCATCGACTAAGTGCACACGGAAGCCCTTCTGCATCCCAGAGCTCACTAAATATCG CTCTCCATTTAGCTCAGCCCTGGTTTCACGGCAAGCTGTCACGGGACGAAGCTCAGCGTCTGATCACTCAGCAGGGTCCCATCGATGG GTTATTTCTTCTGAGGGACAGTCAGAGCAACCCCAAGACATATGTACTGTCGTTGTGCCACATGCAAAAAGTCAAACACTTCCAAATCTTACCT CTGGATGACGCAGGCGAGTTAGCCTACAGCCTGGACGACGGTCACACACGCTTCTCGGACTTATTTCAGCTGGTGGAGTTCTACCAGCTGAACCGCGGCGTGCTGCCCTGCAAACTCAAACAACATTGTGCCGGGACCACCCTGTGA
- the grb14 gene encoding growth factor receptor-bound protein 14 isoform X1 produces the protein MNNTPDDLSGSLGAEAEIYPSGRSNESTVPDFLRESLLRPACNCNRLTKEVSKGSPAPPCLPEAVAPALSHSAPDSLLPWTKISTTQVIKIYNEDNTSRAVEVPSDIVARDICQLFALKSHCLDEHSLTLYEHLSHLGIERIIEDHESIMEVISSWGMEEDNRLNIRKNYAKYEFFRKPLDFFPNHMVSISGGNNMVVDHSQLVEIFLSSGTCPEIHGHLHSKEPSKKSWKKLYFILRRSGLYVSSKGTSKEPWHLQFIADLSDSNVYTLSAKKAHGAPTEFGFCVKSKCTSSRDMKLLCADDEQIRTCWITAVRLFKHGMQLYQNFIQPHQKQKASLMCVEMKPEESFQRSISENSLVAMDFSGQKSRVIENPSEVLSVAVQEGLAWRRKSCHRLSAHGSPSASQSSLNIALHLAQPWFHGKLSRDEAQRLITQQGPIDGLFLLRDSQSNPKTYVLSLCHMQKVKHFQILPQLDDAGELAYSLDDGHTRFSDLFQLVEFYQLNRGVLPCKLKQHCAGTTL, from the exons ATGAATAACACACCGGATGATTTATCTGGAAGCCTCGGAGCCGAAGCAGAGATTTACCCGAGTGGCCGGAGTAATGAGAGTACGGTGCCCGACTTCTTGCGAGAGTCTTTACTGAGACCAGCCTGCAACTGCAACAG GTTAACAAAAGAGGTCAGCAAAGGGTCACCTGCTCCACCTTGTCTTCCTGAAGCAGTTGCTCCTGCTCTCTCTCACTCCGCCCCTGACTCGTTATTACCTTGGACCAAGATAAGTACAACACAG GTAATTAAGATTTATAATGAAGATAACACCAGCAGGGCGGTGGAGGTCCCCAGTGACATCGTTGCCCGGGACATATGTCAACTGTTTGCCTTGAAGAGCCACTGCTTGGATGAACACAGCTTGACTCTTTACGAGCATCTCTCCCATCTGGGAATCG AGAGAATCATCGAGGACCATGAGTCAATTATGGAAGTGATCTCCAGCTGGGGGATGGAAGAAGACAACCGGCTAAATATCAGGAAGAACTATGCAAAATATGAGTTTTTTCGGAAGCCTTTG GACTTCTTCCCCAACCACATGGTGTCCATATCCGGTGGAAACAATATGGTGGTGGATCACTCTCAGCTTGTAGAG ATCTTTCTCAGCTCCGGCACCTGCCCAGAGATTCACGGACACCTCCACTCCAAGGAACCGAGCAAGAAGTCCTGGAAGAAGTTGTACTTTATCTTGCGGAGGTCAGGGCTATATGTTTCCAGTAAAGGAACTTCTAAG GAGCCATGGCATCTTCAGTTCATCGCTGATTTGAGCGACTCCAATGTCTACACGTTGTCAGCCAAAAAAGCGCACGGGGCTCCCACTGAATTTGGCTTCTGTGTCaag TCCAAGTGCACTTCATCCCGAGACATGAAGCTGCTGTGTGCCGATGATGAGCAGATAAGGACGTGTTGGATCACAGCCGTGCGATTGTTCAAG CATGGAATGCAACTGTACCAAAACTTCATCCAGCCGCACCAGAAACAAAAAGCTTCCCTGATG TGTGTTGAAATGAAACCTGAAGAGTCGTTTCAGCGAAGCATCTCCGAGAACTCCCTGGTGGCAATGGACTTCTCGGGCCAGAAGAGTCGGGTGATCGAAAACCCCTCGGAGGTTCTTTCGGTGGCCGTGCAGGAAGGCCTGGCGTGGCGG agGAAAAGCTGCCATCGACTAAGTGCACACGGAAGCCCTTCTGCATCCCAGAGCTCACTAAATATCG CTCTCCATTTAGCTCAGCCCTGGTTTCACGGCAAGCTGTCACGGGACGAAGCTCAGCGTCTGATCACTCAGCAGGGTCCCATCGATGG GTTATTTCTTCTGAGGGACAGTCAGAGCAACCCCAAGACATATGTACTGTCGTTGTGCCACATGCAAAAAGTCAAACACTTCCAAATCTTACCT CAGCTGGATGACGCAGGCGAGTTAGCCTACAGCCTGGACGACGGTCACACACGCTTCTCGGACTTATTTCAGCTGGTGGAGTTCTACCAGCTGAACCGCGGCGTGCTGCCCTGCAAACTCAAACAACATTGTGCCGGGACCACCCTGTGA
- the grb14 gene encoding growth factor receptor-bound protein 14 isoform X4: MNNTPDDLSGSLGAEAEIYPSGRSNESTVPDFLRESLLRPACNCNRLTKEVSKGSPAPPCLPEAVAPALSHSAPDSLLPWTKISTTQVIKIYNEDNTSRAVEVPSDIVARDICQLFALKSHCLDEHSLTLYEHLSHLGIERIIEDHESIMEVISSWGMEEDNRLNIRKNYAKYEFFRKPLDFFPNHMVSISGGNNMVVDHSQLVEIFLSSGTCPEIHGHLHSKEPSKKSWKKLYFILRRSGLYVSSKGTSKEPWHLQFIADLSDSNVYTLSAKKAHGAPTEFGFCVKSKCTSSRDMKLLCADDEQIRTCWITAVRLFKHGMQLYQNFIQPHQKQKASLMRSISENSLVAMDFSGQKSRVIENPSEVLSVAVQEGLAWRRKSCHRLSAHGSPSASQSSLNIALHLAQPWFHGKLSRDEAQRLITQQGPIDGLFLLRDSQSNPKTYVLSLCHMQKVKHFQILPLDDAGELAYSLDDGHTRFSDLFQLVEFYQLNRGVLPCKLKQHCAGTTL; encoded by the exons ATGAATAACACACCGGATGATTTATCTGGAAGCCTCGGAGCCGAAGCAGAGATTTACCCGAGTGGCCGGAGTAATGAGAGTACGGTGCCCGACTTCTTGCGAGAGTCTTTACTGAGACCAGCCTGCAACTGCAACAG GTTAACAAAAGAGGTCAGCAAAGGGTCACCTGCTCCACCTTGTCTTCCTGAAGCAGTTGCTCCTGCTCTCTCTCACTCCGCCCCTGACTCGTTATTACCTTGGACCAAGATAAGTACAACACAG GTAATTAAGATTTATAATGAAGATAACACCAGCAGGGCGGTGGAGGTCCCCAGTGACATCGTTGCCCGGGACATATGTCAACTGTTTGCCTTGAAGAGCCACTGCTTGGATGAACACAGCTTGACTCTTTACGAGCATCTCTCCCATCTGGGAATCG AGAGAATCATCGAGGACCATGAGTCAATTATGGAAGTGATCTCCAGCTGGGGGATGGAAGAAGACAACCGGCTAAATATCAGGAAGAACTATGCAAAATATGAGTTTTTTCGGAAGCCTTTG GACTTCTTCCCCAACCACATGGTGTCCATATCCGGTGGAAACAATATGGTGGTGGATCACTCTCAGCTTGTAGAG ATCTTTCTCAGCTCCGGCACCTGCCCAGAGATTCACGGACACCTCCACTCCAAGGAACCGAGCAAGAAGTCCTGGAAGAAGTTGTACTTTATCTTGCGGAGGTCAGGGCTATATGTTTCCAGTAAAGGAACTTCTAAG GAGCCATGGCATCTTCAGTTCATCGCTGATTTGAGCGACTCCAATGTCTACACGTTGTCAGCCAAAAAAGCGCACGGGGCTCCCACTGAATTTGGCTTCTGTGTCaag TCCAAGTGCACTTCATCCCGAGACATGAAGCTGCTGTGTGCCGATGATGAGCAGATAAGGACGTGTTGGATCACAGCCGTGCGATTGTTCAAG CATGGAATGCAACTGTACCAAAACTTCATCCAGCCGCACCAGAAACAAAAAGCTTCCCTGATG CGAAGCATCTCCGAGAACTCCCTGGTGGCAATGGACTTCTCGGGCCAGAAGAGTCGGGTGATCGAAAACCCCTCGGAGGTTCTTTCGGTGGCCGTGCAGGAAGGCCTGGCGTGGCGG agGAAAAGCTGCCATCGACTAAGTGCACACGGAAGCCCTTCTGCATCCCAGAGCTCACTAAATATCG CTCTCCATTTAGCTCAGCCCTGGTTTCACGGCAAGCTGTCACGGGACGAAGCTCAGCGTCTGATCACTCAGCAGGGTCCCATCGATGG GTTATTTCTTCTGAGGGACAGTCAGAGCAACCCCAAGACATATGTACTGTCGTTGTGCCACATGCAAAAAGTCAAACACTTCCAAATCTTACCT CTGGATGACGCAGGCGAGTTAGCCTACAGCCTGGACGACGGTCACACACGCTTCTCGGACTTATTTCAGCTGGTGGAGTTCTACCAGCTGAACCGCGGCGTGCTGCCCTGCAAACTCAAACAACATTGTGCCGGGACCACCCTGTGA
- the grb14 gene encoding growth factor receptor-bound protein 14 isoform X5 has protein sequence MFCRIVPEDCSMNLRARRVTLPAITPLCLQKRVIKIYNEDNTSRAVEVPSDIVARDICQLFALKSHCLDEHSLTLYEHLSHLGIERIIEDHESIMEVISSWGMEEDNRLNIRKNYAKYEFFRKPLDFFPNHMVSISGGNNMVVDHSQLVEIFLSSGTCPEIHGHLHSKEPSKKSWKKLYFILRRSGLYVSSKGTSKEPWHLQFIADLSDSNVYTLSAKKAHGAPTEFGFCVKSKCTSSRDMKLLCADDEQIRTCWITAVRLFKHGMQLYQNFIQPHQKQKASLMCVEMKPEESFQRSISENSLVAMDFSGQKSRVIENPSEVLSVAVQEGLAWRRKSCHRLSAHGSPSASQSSLNIALHLAQPWFHGKLSRDEAQRLITQQGPIDGLFLLRDSQSNPKTYVLSLCHMQKVKHFQILPQLDDAGELAYSLDDGHTRFSDLFQLVEFYQLNRGVLPCKLKQHCAGTTL, from the exons ATGTTTTGTCGGATTGTCCCTGAAGACTGCAGCATGAACTTACGTGCAAGAAGAGTAACCTTGCCTGCCATCACACCTCTTTGTCTGCAGAAGCGG GTAATTAAGATTTATAATGAAGATAACACCAGCAGGGCGGTGGAGGTCCCCAGTGACATCGTTGCCCGGGACATATGTCAACTGTTTGCCTTGAAGAGCCACTGCTTGGATGAACACAGCTTGACTCTTTACGAGCATCTCTCCCATCTGGGAATCG AGAGAATCATCGAGGACCATGAGTCAATTATGGAAGTGATCTCCAGCTGGGGGATGGAAGAAGACAACCGGCTAAATATCAGGAAGAACTATGCAAAATATGAGTTTTTTCGGAAGCCTTTG GACTTCTTCCCCAACCACATGGTGTCCATATCCGGTGGAAACAATATGGTGGTGGATCACTCTCAGCTTGTAGAG ATCTTTCTCAGCTCCGGCACCTGCCCAGAGATTCACGGACACCTCCACTCCAAGGAACCGAGCAAGAAGTCCTGGAAGAAGTTGTACTTTATCTTGCGGAGGTCAGGGCTATATGTTTCCAGTAAAGGAACTTCTAAG GAGCCATGGCATCTTCAGTTCATCGCTGATTTGAGCGACTCCAATGTCTACACGTTGTCAGCCAAAAAAGCGCACGGGGCTCCCACTGAATTTGGCTTCTGTGTCaag TCCAAGTGCACTTCATCCCGAGACATGAAGCTGCTGTGTGCCGATGATGAGCAGATAAGGACGTGTTGGATCACAGCCGTGCGATTGTTCAAG CATGGAATGCAACTGTACCAAAACTTCATCCAGCCGCACCAGAAACAAAAAGCTTCCCTGATG TGTGTTGAAATGAAACCTGAAGAGTCGTTTCAGCGAAGCATCTCCGAGAACTCCCTGGTGGCAATGGACTTCTCGGGCCAGAAGAGTCGGGTGATCGAAAACCCCTCGGAGGTTCTTTCGGTGGCCGTGCAGGAAGGCCTGGCGTGGCGG agGAAAAGCTGCCATCGACTAAGTGCACACGGAAGCCCTTCTGCATCCCAGAGCTCACTAAATATCG CTCTCCATTTAGCTCAGCCCTGGTTTCACGGCAAGCTGTCACGGGACGAAGCTCAGCGTCTGATCACTCAGCAGGGTCCCATCGATGG GTTATTTCTTCTGAGGGACAGTCAGAGCAACCCCAAGACATATGTACTGTCGTTGTGCCACATGCAAAAAGTCAAACACTTCCAAATCTTACCT CAGCTGGATGACGCAGGCGAGTTAGCCTACAGCCTGGACGACGGTCACACACGCTTCTCGGACTTATTTCAGCTGGTGGAGTTCTACCAGCTGAACCGCGGCGTGCTGCCCTGCAAACTCAAACAACATTGTGCCGGGACCACCCTGTGA
- the grb14 gene encoding growth factor receptor-bound protein 14 isoform X6 — protein MFCRIVPEDCSMNLRARRVTLPAITPLCLQKRVIKIYNEDNTSRAVEVPSDIVARDICQLFALKSHCLDEHSLTLYEHLSHLGIERIIEDHESIMEVISSWGMEEDNRLNIRKNYAKYEFFRKPLDFFPNHMVSISGGNNMVVDHSQLVEIFLSSGTCPEIHGHLHSKEPSKKSWKKLYFILRRSGLYVSSKGTSKEPWHLQFIADLSDSNVYTLSAKKAHGAPTEFGFCVKSKCTSSRDMKLLCADDEQIRTCWITAVRLFKHGMQLYQNFIQPHQKQKASLMRSISENSLVAMDFSGQKSRVIENPSEVLSVAVQEGLAWRRKSCHRLSAHGSPSASQSSLNIALHLAQPWFHGKLSRDEAQRLITQQGPIDGLFLLRDSQSNPKTYVLSLCHMQKVKHFQILPLDDAGELAYSLDDGHTRFSDLFQLVEFYQLNRGVLPCKLKQHCAGTTL, from the exons ATGTTTTGTCGGATTGTCCCTGAAGACTGCAGCATGAACTTACGTGCAAGAAGAGTAACCTTGCCTGCCATCACACCTCTTTGTCTGCAGAAGCGG GTAATTAAGATTTATAATGAAGATAACACCAGCAGGGCGGTGGAGGTCCCCAGTGACATCGTTGCCCGGGACATATGTCAACTGTTTGCCTTGAAGAGCCACTGCTTGGATGAACACAGCTTGACTCTTTACGAGCATCTCTCCCATCTGGGAATCG AGAGAATCATCGAGGACCATGAGTCAATTATGGAAGTGATCTCCAGCTGGGGGATGGAAGAAGACAACCGGCTAAATATCAGGAAGAACTATGCAAAATATGAGTTTTTTCGGAAGCCTTTG GACTTCTTCCCCAACCACATGGTGTCCATATCCGGTGGAAACAATATGGTGGTGGATCACTCTCAGCTTGTAGAG ATCTTTCTCAGCTCCGGCACCTGCCCAGAGATTCACGGACACCTCCACTCCAAGGAACCGAGCAAGAAGTCCTGGAAGAAGTTGTACTTTATCTTGCGGAGGTCAGGGCTATATGTTTCCAGTAAAGGAACTTCTAAG GAGCCATGGCATCTTCAGTTCATCGCTGATTTGAGCGACTCCAATGTCTACACGTTGTCAGCCAAAAAAGCGCACGGGGCTCCCACTGAATTTGGCTTCTGTGTCaag TCCAAGTGCACTTCATCCCGAGACATGAAGCTGCTGTGTGCCGATGATGAGCAGATAAGGACGTGTTGGATCACAGCCGTGCGATTGTTCAAG CATGGAATGCAACTGTACCAAAACTTCATCCAGCCGCACCAGAAACAAAAAGCTTCCCTGATG CGAAGCATCTCCGAGAACTCCCTGGTGGCAATGGACTTCTCGGGCCAGAAGAGTCGGGTGATCGAAAACCCCTCGGAGGTTCTTTCGGTGGCCGTGCAGGAAGGCCTGGCGTGGCGG agGAAAAGCTGCCATCGACTAAGTGCACACGGAAGCCCTTCTGCATCCCAGAGCTCACTAAATATCG CTCTCCATTTAGCTCAGCCCTGGTTTCACGGCAAGCTGTCACGGGACGAAGCTCAGCGTCTGATCACTCAGCAGGGTCCCATCGATGG GTTATTTCTTCTGAGGGACAGTCAGAGCAACCCCAAGACATATGTACTGTCGTTGTGCCACATGCAAAAAGTCAAACACTTCCAAATCTTACCT CTGGATGACGCAGGCGAGTTAGCCTACAGCCTGGACGACGGTCACACACGCTTCTCGGACTTATTTCAGCTGGTGGAGTTCTACCAGCTGAACCGCGGCGTGCTGCCCTGCAAACTCAAACAACATTGTGCCGGGACCACCCTGTGA